Proteins encoded within one genomic window of Armatimonadota bacterium:
- a CDS encoding DUF72 domain-containing protein, producing the protein MGRAAVYAGTCSWADAHFVKEGGFYPKPVADRPAARLRFYATVFPTVEIDATYYALLDPQMADRWIQWTPPGFVFHVKAFGLFTGHGVDPRRLPPEIQRLLPAEAAAMRQVSFREVSRDAEEACWAHFTEFARRLHEAGRLGYILCQFPRWYLPSPGLFRRLGQIRGRLPGYRVAVEFRHRAWVERKHRAALEQTLREQDLIYVVPDEPDLSWTVPPEVIVTSDWSVVRFHGRNAAAWSRRGASTHEVYDYLYSREELEPWAGKAREIARQVDRLYLMFNNHYRGSSARNARMMLELLAAPDGASDAVRDAEVGAEIRRCEEEP; encoded by the coding sequence ATGGGTCGTGCCGCGGTCTACGCCGGAACCTGCTCCTGGGCGGACGCGCACTTCGTCAAGGAAGGCGGATTCTACCCCAAGCCTGTGGCCGATCGGCCGGCCGCCCGCCTGCGCTTCTATGCCACCGTCTTCCCCACGGTGGAGATCGACGCCACGTACTACGCCCTGCTGGATCCGCAGATGGCGGACCGCTGGATCCAGTGGACGCCGCCGGGATTCGTCTTCCACGTTAAGGCTTTCGGCCTCTTCACCGGTCACGGTGTAGACCCGCGGCGGTTGCCCCCGGAGATCCAGCGCCTCCTGCCGGCCGAGGCAGCCGCCATGCGGCAGGTCAGCTTCCGGGAGGTCTCGCGCGATGCGGAGGAGGCGTGCTGGGCGCACTTCACCGAATTCGCCCGCCGGCTGCACGAGGCTGGCCGGCTCGGCTACATCCTCTGCCAGTTCCCCCGCTGGTACCTCCCCTCCCCCGGCCTGTTCCGCCGCCTGGGGCAGATCCGCGGCCGGCTGCCGGGATACCGGGTGGCCGTGGAATTCCGGCACCGCGCCTGGGTGGAGCGGAAGCACCGCGCCGCCCTGGAGCAGACGCTGCGGGAGCAGGACCTCATCTACGTCGTCCCCGACGAGCCGGACCTTTCCTGGACGGTGCCCCCGGAGGTGATTGTCACCTCAGACTGGTCTGTGGTCCGCTTCCACGGCCGCAACGCCGCGGCCTGGAGCCGCCGCGGCGCCTCCACCCACGAGGTCTACGACTACCTGTACTCACGGGAGGAGCTGGAACCCTGGGCCGGGAAGGCGAGGGAGATCGCCCGTCAGGTGGACCGGCTCTACCTGATGTTCAACAACCACTACCGCGGTTCGTCGGCCAGAAACGCGCGGATGATGCTGGAGCTGTTGGCCGCCCCAGATGGAGCGAGCGATGCGGTGAGGGATGCTGAGGTGGGTGCGGAGATACGCCGGTGTGAGGAGGAACCCTGA
- a CDS encoding ABC transporter permease subunit, translated as MTVEQRAMPWWRRRAGPRREGSPWTGLWAVTFKELADHLASVRMRVLEGLILLTALGTVVAAIQTIRSVSEAAQEDPFLFLRIFTLTQSIGELDYSFVLFLSFLVPLAGIGLGFDAVNGEHNRRTLSRILSQPIYRDALLAGKFLAGLLTLAISLLALWLLVTGLSIFRLGVIPGGEEVARGLLFFIATVAYGGIWLAVAMFFSVQFRAPATSALAALGVWLFFVLFWPIIPGVVAQVLRPAEDPLSAVAQDQLRLALSRLSPNTLYSEVLLSLLNPELRALGPVLVTPLEALSMVRNAPLPLSQSLLLSWPQFTGMIAALLLLFAGAYVLFQRQEIRA; from the coding sequence ATGACCGTTGAGCAGCGGGCAATGCCCTGGTGGAGGCGTCGTGCCGGACCGCGCCGGGAGGGGTCGCCCTGGACCGGGCTGTGGGCGGTTACCTTCAAGGAGCTGGCCGACCACCTGGCCAGCGTGCGCATGCGTGTCCTGGAAGGGCTGATCCTGCTCACCGCGCTGGGTACGGTGGTGGCGGCGATTCAGACCATCCGCTCGGTAAGCGAGGCCGCGCAGGAGGATCCCTTCCTCTTCCTGCGCATCTTCACCCTGACCCAGAGCATCGGCGAGCTGGACTACTCCTTCGTCCTGTTCCTGAGCTTCCTGGTCCCGCTGGCCGGCATCGGACTGGGCTTCGACGCCGTCAACGGCGAGCACAACCGCCGCACTCTCAGCCGGATCCTCTCCCAGCCCATCTACCGCGACGCTTTGCTGGCGGGGAAGTTCCTGGCGGGGCTGCTCACCCTGGCCATCTCCCTGCTGGCCCTCTGGCTGCTGGTCACAGGCCTGAGCATCTTCCGCCTGGGAGTGATCCCCGGCGGTGAGGAGGTGGCGCGCGGGCTCCTCTTCTTCATTGCCACCGTGGCCTACGGCGGTATCTGGCTGGCCGTGGCCATGTTCTTCTCCGTGCAGTTCCGCGCTCCCGCCACCTCCGCCCTGGCCGCGCTGGGGGTGTGGCTCTTCTTCGTCCTGTTCTGGCCCATCATCCCCGGCGTAGTGGCCCAGGTGCTGCGCCCGGCGGAGGACCCCCTGAGCGCGGTGGCGCAGGACCAGCTCCGGCTGGCCCTCTCCCGCCTCTCCCCCAACACGCTGTACTCCGAGGTCCTGCTCAGCCTGCTCAACCCGGAGCTGCGGGCCCTGGGGCCGGTGCTGGTCACGCCCCTGGAGGCGCTCTCTATGGTGCGCAACGCCCCCCTGCCCCTGTCGCAGAGCCTGCTGCTGAGCTGGCCGCAGTTCACCGGAATGATCGCCGCACTGCTGCTGCTCTTCGCCGGGGCGTACGTGCTGTTCCAGCGCCAGGAGATCAGGGCGTAG
- a CDS encoding ABC transporter ATP-binding protein has translation MTAVIETRGLTKRYGPVTAVEDLTLTISSGEVYGLLGPNGSGKTTTILMLLGLTEPTAGEVRVLGEDPSRNPLAVKRLVGYLPDSVGFYDDLTARENLRYTAQLNGLPRAEAERRIADVMERMGLVARADDRVGTYSRGMRQRLGLADVLLKRPKVAILDEPTMGLDPEGAMEFLEMIRGLKADGLTVLLASHLLHQVQAVCDRVGLFANGRKVLEGTVEGLSEQILGGAYRIRVEVDGRGPGLEGALAGIPGVLKVRPDPPRGYLVEARADVRGAVAQRVVAHGGTLLGLRLERLGLDEVYARYFQEVRHDR, from the coding sequence CAGCAGCGGAGAGGTCTACGGTCTGCTGGGACCCAACGGATCGGGCAAGACGACCACCATCCTGATGCTGCTGGGCCTGACCGAACCCACCGCCGGCGAGGTGCGCGTCCTGGGGGAGGACCCTTCGCGCAACCCGCTGGCGGTAAAGCGGCTCGTGGGGTACCTGCCGGACTCTGTCGGCTTCTACGACGACCTCACCGCCAGGGAGAACCTGCGCTACACCGCGCAGCTAAACGGCCTGCCGCGGGCGGAGGCTGAGCGACGCATCGCCGACGTGATGGAGCGGATGGGCCTTGTCGCCCGCGCCGACGACCGCGTGGGGACCTACTCCCGGGGCATGCGGCAGCGCCTCGGTCTGGCCGACGTGCTGCTGAAGCGGCCGAAGGTGGCCATCCTGGACGAGCCGACCATGGGCCTGGACCCGGAGGGGGCCATGGAGTTCCTGGAGATGATCCGCGGCCTGAAGGCCGACGGCCTCACGGTGCTGCTGGCCTCCCACCTCCTCCACCAGGTGCAGGCGGTCTGTGACCGGGTGGGGCTCTTCGCCAACGGGCGCAAGGTGCTGGAGGGCACCGTGGAGGGTCTCTCCGAGCAGATCCTGGGCGGCGCCTACCGCATCCGCGTGGAGGTGGACGGCCGCGGCCCCGGCCTGGAAGGCGCCCTGGCGGGGATCCCCGGCGTCCTCAAGGTCCGGCCCGACCCGCCGCGCGGCTACCTGGTGGAGGCCCGCGCCGATGTTCGCGGGGCGGTGGCGCAGCGGGTGGTCGCCCACGGGGGGACACTGCTTGGCCTGCGGCTGGAGCGGCTGGGCCTGGACGAGGTCTACGCGCGGTACTTCCAGGAGGTGCGCCATGACCGTTGA